The following nucleotide sequence is from Chrysiogenia bacterium.
TGAAGTCGGCGATCTTGTCGGCGATGGGCTGCCACCAGTCCATCACGGTGCGCCACAGGGATTTCTTTTGGGTAGCTTCAGGCTGTTTCTTCATTGACGCTCAGCATGCTCCACGGGTTTCGCAATGGCGAACCGGTCCTTCAGAGCAAGGAAGTGCCTTTCTAGCAGATGCCAGCTAAGCCAGGCAAAGCCCAGCGAGATGGCTGCCACAATGACGTTCTGGGCCAGGAGAGCGGGAATCTCCGAACCCAGGAGGGTCGGATACCGGGGCTTGCTCCACAGGGCGGGAGCCACATAGTTCCGGGCCAGAGAGATGGCCGGGATGTGCAGCAGGTAGACCGCGTAGCTGTATTTGCCCCACACCCGCAAAAAGCGGCTGGCGAAGATCCGGTGCAGGATGCTGCCGGGCTCCGCCCGAATGGCCGAGAGCAGCAGCGAGCCGAACATCAGGGCGAAGAAGCTCATCCCGATGAGGCCCGTCGGCATGATGCGCGGCCGGGCATCGCCCGCGGCCACCATGCAGGCCACGGTTCCAATCACTCCGACCGGCAGGGTGATACGCAGCCAGCGCCCCAGGCGCTCCATCCCGCCGGGGGTGCGCACCACCAGCGCGATGAGCGCCCCCACCGTGAGCCCGTCCAGATGCGTCGGCGTCACCGCGTAGGAACCGATCATCCACCAGGGATCGACCTGGTAGTAGAGAACCGCGCGCAACACCGATGAGAGCAGGAAGATGGCCATGCAAAGGCGGATCATCGCTTTTCGCGAGAGCAGGTACACCAGCATGGGCCAGACCATGTAGAACTGCTCTTCGATGGCCAGAGACCAGGTGACCCCCAGCGCGCGGATGCCCGAGTCTTCCTTGAGATAGTTCTGCAGGTAGGCGAAGTGCCACCAGGCGCTCTCCCCAAAGGGCGCCTCGGGGCGCCGCTGCGACCACACGATCAGCATGACGATGAGGAACGCGTAATAGAGCGGAAAAATGCGCAGCACGCGCCGGCCGTAGAAGGACTTGAAGTAGTTGGGCGCCTCGCGGCTGTCGCTCAGGATGCCGGTAATGAGAAAGCCCGAGAGGACGAAGAAGAGCTCGACGCCCGTCCAGCCGGCCATGGAGAACTGCCAGACCCACCAGTCGAAACCGGCCGTGGGCTCGCTCATCCCGGTGGCCACGTGCAGGGCCACCACCAGCAAAATGGCCAGTCCGCGCACGCCGTCGAGCACGGGCACATGCCCGCGCAGGTAGGCGGGGCGATGATCGGCTGATGGCTGGTCGGTTTGGGTCATGTGCCAGGGGTTCTGGGAGCGTGAGGCCTCACCACGCGGGCGGCACTTTGTCCGATACGCCCCCTGGAGTCCACCCTGCCCGCTTGCGGGCCCCGCCCCGGAAATTGACGGCGCCGGGGCCTGCGACCACTATGGGGCCCCACGGCCGGGGCGGCAGCGTCCAGGTCGGCTCTCAACCCCTGGAAACCACCTTTCATGGCAGATGAGTCCCAAGCCAAACCCTCCGTACTGCGCAGCGTCGCCCTCAACCTGGCCCTGCTGCTCGCGACCATTGTGGTGAGCCTGCTGGTCCTTGAAGGGGCCATGCGGCTGATTGCCCCCCAGCGCAACCTGCTCGAATCCATCGGCGAGGTCACGGTGCTCTCGCCCGCCGGGGAGACCACCCACATCTACGGCGACGAAAAGCTCGGCCTGATGACCCGGCCGAACCTGCGCTACCGGCTGGGCAAGGGTGAGTTCACCCTCGAAGTGCAGACCAACTCCGACGGGTTTCGCGGCCCCAACTTCGATGAGATCGTCGGAGACAAACAGGACGTCGCCGCCTTTACCGGCGACTCCTTTCTCTGGGGCTGGGGCGTCGATATGCCCGAGCGCTTCTCCGATAGAATCGCCGCCGCGATTCCCGAGTATGCGTGGCTGAACCTGGGCATGTTCGGCACCGGCACGGGCCAGCACTACCTGCACTGGCGCGAGGTTGGAAGGCGCTACCACCCCAAACTCGTGGTCGAGTGGTTCTTCGACAACGACGTCGATGACATCCTCCAGCGACTCGCCCGCTTTCCCAAGCCCTACTTCACGCTCGATGATTCCGGCATGCTCACCGAGCACGCCCCCGATCTCTCGCTCAAGCAAAAGCAAAAACCCTTCCTGGGACTGCGGCGCTACCTGCGCTCGCACTCCCATCTGTACGTGTTCATCAAGTCCCGCATGAGCTTCAGCGGCGAGGGCGAGGTCCCCATGGCCATCCACCTCAAGAAACCGCCCGAGCAGGTCCAGAAGAAGCTCGATCTGCTCATCGCGATCCTCACCCGCTACGCCAGAGACGTGCAGGAAGCCGGCGGCGTCTTCGCTCTGGCCATGATTCCCTCCACCACCAGCATGGAGACCGACGGGGTCTACCGCACCTATGACTGGGGCGACGTGCAGCGACAGTGGAAACTTGACGGGAACGACTACGACTTCGACGCGCTGGGCATGCGGCTTCGCGAGTGGGGCGATGCCCACGGGGTCCCGGTCTTCGTACCCCGCCACCAGCTCAAGGCGCTCGAGGACGCGGGCACCCGCCTGTATTTCTCCCACGACGGACACCTCAACCAGCGCGGGCATCAGGCGATTGCCGATGCCTTCGTGCGCGATTTCTGGCCGACCCTTGAAGGCGCGCTCGCCGTGCGGGCAGGAAGCGCCCCGCCCCCAGGCGGGGGCGAAGAGTAAGCTGCGCTTAATTGCCCGCATGCGACGTGCGGGCTATCAAGCCTCCACATTCCAGCACGCGAGAGCCAAGACCATGAGCAAGCATGCCAACAACCCCGCCGTTGCCTATTTTCCGGGCGTTCCCTTCCACCAGCACCTGGGCGTCGAAATTCTTGAAACCGCCGACG
It contains:
- a CDS encoding acyltransferase, translated to MTQTDQPSADHRPAYLRGHVPVLDGVRGLAILLVVALHVATGMSEPTAGFDWWVWQFSMAGWTGVELFFVLSGFLITGILSDSREAPNYFKSFYGRRVLRIFPLYYAFLIVMLIVWSQRRPEAPFGESAWWHFAYLQNYLKEDSGIRALGVTWSLAIEEQFYMVWPMLVYLLSRKAMIRLCMAIFLLSSVLRAVLYYQVDPWWMIGSYAVTPTHLDGLTVGALIALVVRTPGGMERLGRWLRITLPVGVIGTVACMVAAGDARPRIMPTGLIGMSFFALMFGSLLLSAIRAEPGSILHRIFASRFLRVWGKYSYAVYLLHIPAISLARNYVAPALWSKPRYPTLLGSEIPALLAQNVIVAAISLGFAWLSWHLLERHFLALKDRFAIAKPVEHAERQ